Proteins co-encoded in one Fusarium fujikuroi IMI 58289 draft genome, chromosome FFUJ_chr06 genomic window:
- a CDS encoding related to 2-haloalkanoic acid dehalogenase, producing MTAPNRNVVFDVVGTLVSYEHLYEAIKERLGDKLIPRGIQPTLLGICWLEMAEREYAYLSLHGHYVQFLKLFEALFYRCLHYAGVENPRSFAAAEDVAYLMNEFKELKLRDGAAECIQKLRDAGFTVWCFTTGDISRVGGYFSKAGVDMPAENLLSCDTNGVAKPCPEAYGPILNKLSTSESKPWFAAAHLWDVSGAKSAGFRTAYSMVLEGEYLYEIYGELNVVAETLPAMADKIIAAKPYEGFLEKHKKTLYLALGTHIILSNDHVAKLVQGLVAAMDQGPIDGVIWSISEAARRDIDTSHQFSATGCKGFTFALLLKGEHSSFLITTFAPQRAILDHDHTVIYLTHGGGSSADEGLYHGKLMLAMGFFFD from the exons ATGACTGCCCCCAATAGAAACGTTGTCTTCGACGTGGTCGGAACCCTCGTCAGCTACGAGCATCTCTACGAAGCTATCAAAGAGCGCCTGGGCGATAAGCTCATCCCTCGGGGTATTCAGCCCACACTCCTCGGAATATGCTGGCTAGAAATGGCAGAGCGTGAGTACGCGTACTTGTCTCTCCACGGCCATTACGTACAGTTCCTCAAGCTTTTTGAGGCTCTATTTTACCGCTGTCTTCATtatgctggtgttgagaatCCCCGCTCTTTTGCAGCCGCAGAGGATGTTGCGTACTTGATGAATGAGTTCAAGGAGTTGAAGCTTAGGGATGGAGCTGCAGAGTGTATCCAGAAGCTTCGTGATGCTGGTTTCACTGTTTGGTGCTTCACGACTGGGGATATCTCCCGTGTGGGGGGGTATTTCTCGAAAGCGGGAGTTGACATGCCGGCTGAGAATCTACTATCTTGTGACACAAATGGAGTCGCGAAGCCGTGTCCTGAGGCTTATGGGCCTATTTTGAACAAGCTTTCCACTTCTGAGTCAAAGCCTTGGTTCGCTGCTGCGCATCTTTGGGACGTGTCTGGCGCAAAGTCTGCTGG ATTTAGGACTGCTTACAGTATGGTGTTGGAGGGTGAGTATCTCTATGAGATCTATGGGGAGCTAAACGTGGTTGCTGAAACGCTACCTGCAATGGCGGACAAGATTATCGCAGCTA AGCCGTATGAGGGCTTTTTGGAGAAGCATAAGAAGACTTTGTACTTGGCTCTTGGTACCCATATCATCTTATCCAACGATCATGTCGCTAAGCTGGTGCAAGGACTAGTCGCAGCTATGGATCAAGGACCGATTGATGGAGTCATATGGTCTATATCGGAAGCTGCGCGTCGAGACATTGATACCAGTCATCAATTCAGTGCCACAGGTTGTAAAGGTTTTACTTTTGCATTATTATTGAAGGGTGAACACTCATCCTTTCTCATCACGACCTTTGCTCCACAGCGTGCTATTCTAGATCATGATCATACAGTTATCTACCTGACCCACGGCGGTGGCTCTAGCGCCGATGAGGGCCTGTACCACGGGAAACTAATGCTGGCTATGGGCTTTTTCTTTGATTAG
- a CDS encoding related to oxidoreductase, producing the protein MSPSPLPVDNATTPFWRSEPHLLDNHRSTLELPAQVDIAIIGAGYAGVATVYHILEQCKARGVPAPKIVILEARQACSGATGRNGGHLKPDPYNRPANLLATYGIEAAAEAAEFEAKNLAAVKKAIEQEGVDCDFVYTRAVDALMSDTILDKIKAGVDALRQNGVSVMQDVYFAEGAEAEQLSGVKGAKGCFSYTAGHCWPYKLILQLLSKAVDAGVNLQTNTPVTAVTEKPDEEGYLTLKTSRGTIRAAKIIYATNAYTSSILPEFADKIVPVRGICSHIKPNKTPAPLLPNSYIIRWSDTKYEYLIPRLDGSIIVGGARSMYYHDLDSWYNNVNDDQLIDSAKNYFDGYMQRVFHGWEDSGAYTSKVWTGVMGYSSDGLPHVGAVPGRQSQYMLAGFSGHGMPQILLSAKGVASMVMEGLSYEKTGIPKLYKATQERLDSPNNTILDTWKTVQRREGAKL; encoded by the exons ATGTCgccctctcctcttcctgtcGATAACGCCACAACCCCATTTTGGAGGTCAGAGCCGCATCTTCTCGATAACCACCGCTCAACACTAGAGCTTCCTGCCCAAGTCGACATTGCCATCATCGGTGCTGGCTACGCAGGCGTTGCGACAGTTTATCATATTCTTGAGCAGTGCAAGGCTCGAGGCGTTCCTGCGCCCAAGATTGTGATTCTTGAAGCTCGTCAGGCTTGCTCGGGAGCTACGGGACGAAATG GCGGCCATCTGAAACCAGATCCGTACAACCGACCTGCGAATCTTCTGGCTACTTACGGCATCGAAGCTGCGGCAGAGGCAGCAGAGttcgaagccaagaatcTTGCTGCTGTCAAAAAAGCAATTGAGCAAGAGGGCGTTGACTGCGACTTTGTCTACACCCGTGCTGTCGATGCGCTTATGTCAGACACCATACTGGATAAGATAAAAGCGGGAGTAGACGCTCTCAGACAGAACGGGGTTTCTGTTATGCAAGATGTCTACTTTGCTGAAGGCGCTGAAGCTGAGCAG CTTTCAGGTGTCAAGGGGGCCAAAGGCTGCTTTTCCTACACGGCGGGCCACTGCTGGCCTTACAAGCTCATTCTCCAACTTCTGTCcaaggctgttgatgctggtgtCAACCTGCAGACCAACACGCCAGTCACTGCAGTTACTGAAAAGCCCGATGAGGAGGGCTATCTGACACTGAAGACTTCTCGCGGCACGATCCGAGCTGCAAAGATCATCTACGCAACCAACGCCTACACATCATCCATCTTGCCCGAGTTCGCTGACAAGATCGTCCCGGTTCGGGGCATTTGCAGTCACATCAAGCCCAATAAGACACCGGCGCCTCTACTGCCAAACTCTTATATCATCCGCTGGTCTGATACCAAGTATGAATATCTCATTCCCAGGCTTGACGGAAGCATTATAGTTGGAGGCGCACGATCAATGTACTACCATGATCTTGACAGCTGGTACAACAACGTCAACGACGACCAGTTAATTGACTCAGCGAAGAACTATTTCGATGGGTATATGCAGCGTGTCTTCCACGGCTGGGAAGACAGTGGCGCGTATACGTCCAAGGTTTGGACTGGAG TTATGGGTTACTCATCTGATGGCTTGCCCCATGTGGGTGCTGTCCCCGGAAGACAGAGTCAGTATATGCTTGCCGGCTTCAGTGGACACGGCATGCCGCAGATACTCCTGTCTGCGAAAGGCGTGGCGTCTATGGTGATGGAGGGCCTGAGCTACGAGAAGACAGGTATACCGAAGCTCTACAAGGCTACTCAAGAGAGGCTTGATAGTCCCAACAACACTATACTGGACACTTGGAAGACTGTCCAGAGGAGGGAAGGTGCAAAATTGTAG